A part of Nocardioides sp. WS12 genomic DNA contains:
- a CDS encoding glycosyltransferase has protein sequence MRLVVDAVVGLPGSVAIVLEHLTRGWSETFPEDEITVLFGPESHRFPLPDGVRAEVLERPRGPVGGLWLRSVSIRRAAKRLRADAVLVGVPASALAGTRAPRGVILYDLRFELRPDQFSRKARIARTISWAWSLRMADGIFTISERTLTDFRDLHPVLSARAVAAPLGSDHALAWNRPPAGDRPYAIAFGHFSNKNADAVIAGWAEFCAASGPEGPGWLLRLVGMGSADRAAATEEVRRLGIEEHVELMPWLDDEAFQSCFTGAGLVVFPSDFEGFGLPAAEALRLGIPTLISADPALAEVTGGHAITVRSTTAADLADGIRSALALTPEQLAAGQSFAQAFTWRRTAEIIRAGLPHAGR, from the coding sequence ATGCGTCTCGTCGTGGATGCGGTCGTTGGGCTCCCCGGCAGCGTGGCGATCGTGCTTGAACACCTCACCAGGGGTTGGTCGGAGACCTTCCCCGAGGATGAGATCACCGTCCTGTTCGGACCGGAGAGCCACCGCTTCCCGCTCCCCGACGGCGTTCGTGCAGAAGTGCTCGAACGGCCGCGTGGACCGGTCGGTGGCCTGTGGCTGCGGTCGGTGTCGATCCGTCGCGCTGCGAAGCGACTGCGGGCGGACGCCGTCCTCGTCGGCGTACCTGCCTCTGCCCTGGCCGGCACCCGTGCTCCCCGCGGCGTGATCCTCTACGACCTCCGCTTCGAACTGCGACCCGACCAGTTCTCCCGCAAGGCCCGTATTGCCCGCACCATCTCGTGGGCATGGAGCCTGCGGATGGCGGACGGCATCTTCACCATCTCGGAGCGAACGCTCACCGACTTCCGCGACCTGCACCCGGTGCTGTCCGCCCGTGCCGTCGCAGCGCCGCTCGGCTCCGACCATGCCCTCGCGTGGAACCGCCCGCCCGCTGGCGATCGGCCCTACGCCATCGCGTTCGGGCACTTCAGCAACAAGAACGCCGACGCGGTGATTGCCGGCTGGGCGGAGTTCTGTGCGGCGTCCGGACCGGAGGGCCCGGGCTGGCTGCTCCGTCTCGTCGGCATGGGATCGGCCGACCGGGCTGCCGCCACCGAAGAAGTACGACGTCTCGGCATCGAGGAGCACGTCGAACTGATGCCGTGGCTGGACGACGAAGCGTTCCAGTCCTGCTTCACCGGCGCGGGCCTGGTCGTGTTCCCCTCGGACTTCGAGGGCTTCGGACTCCCCGCGGCGGAGGCGCTGCGCCTCGGCATCCCGACTCTCATCTCCGCCGACCCGGCTCTCGCCGAGGTCACGGGCGGTCACGCGATCACGGTCCGCTCCACCACGGCCGCAGATCTGGCGGACGGCATCCGCAGCGCCCTGGCGCTCACCCCGGAGCAGCTCGCCGCAGGCCAGTCGTTCGCCCAGGCGTTCACCTGGCGACGTACCGCCGAAATCATCAGGGCGGGGTTGCCGCACGCGGGTCGGTGA
- a CDS encoding class I SAM-dependent methyltransferase: protein MTNSHDCPACAGPRVRTAVASRATGRRISTCQDCGVHFWHDHEDAERLEAIELQIEWSDDDYSNWVDIKREQVGPEAWREALGWVRDALPNRPAGTAPVMYDVGAGDGEFLSVARDDFGFSVTGNEIVAGAVKLAKDRHDVDLDLGDLSSLGHVEDVDAVTLWCVLAHVTDTDQLLADTHTMLRPGGVLFLQTPHWTKADTMAHAAKRATFGRFSKVPDRRIAQHHWILHTRESITAQLTRLGFVDIVAEPRLRYTLTSEAYIASMNPPKWSIRPAARLLDRLIASPVAPRIVLDVRARKA from the coding sequence ATGACCAACTCGCACGACTGCCCTGCCTGCGCGGGACCTCGCGTCCGCACGGCAGTCGCCTCCCGGGCAACCGGCCGGCGCATCAGCACCTGCCAGGACTGTGGTGTGCACTTCTGGCACGACCACGAGGACGCCGAACGCCTCGAGGCGATCGAGCTCCAGATCGAGTGGTCGGACGACGACTACAGCAACTGGGTCGACATCAAGCGCGAGCAGGTCGGACCGGAGGCCTGGCGCGAGGCGCTCGGCTGGGTCCGCGACGCCCTGCCGAACCGGCCCGCCGGCACGGCACCGGTGATGTACGACGTCGGCGCGGGTGACGGCGAGTTCCTCAGCGTCGCGCGCGACGACTTCGGCTTCTCGGTCACCGGCAACGAGATCGTCGCGGGTGCGGTGAAGCTGGCCAAGGACCGCCACGACGTCGACCTCGACCTCGGCGACCTGTCCAGCCTCGGCCACGTCGAGGACGTCGACGCCGTCACACTGTGGTGCGTGCTGGCGCATGTCACGGACACGGACCAGTTGCTCGCCGACACCCACACGATGCTGCGCCCCGGTGGCGTCCTGTTCCTGCAGACGCCGCACTGGACGAAGGCCGACACGATGGCCCACGCCGCGAAGCGCGCCACCTTCGGTCGGTTCAGCAAGGTGCCCGACCGCCGGATCGCCCAGCACCACTGGATCCTGCACACCCGCGAGAGCATCACGGCGCAGCTCACCCGACTCGGGTTCGTCGACATCGTCGCGGAGCCACGGCTGCGCTACACGCTCACGTCGGAGGCGTACATCGCCTCGATGAACCCGCCGAAGTGGTCGATCCGTCCGGCAGCCAGGTTGCTGGACCGGCTGATCGCCAGCCCGGTCGCGCCGCGCATCGTGCTCGACGTGCGGGCCCGCAAGGCCTAA
- a CDS encoding GDP-mannose 4,6-dehydratase, translating into MRTALVTGVAGQDGIYLARSLLADGIRVVGTVSGPVDNQPRHVYLAGAELRSLDLRDGVGLRALVAEVEPDEVYNLAAVSSVGRSWHEPELTKAVNQTAVEILVEALLAQRDRTGRQVHLFQASSAEVSGDATASPYARSKAAAEDVVRDARDRGLAASIGRLYIHESPLRAVTFVSRKITQGAAEIALGRRDRLVLGNLDVVRDWGFAGDYVEAIRLMVAADVPVDLPIGTGDPRRLVDLVERAFVAAGLDGAEGYVDQDPSLVRPADTAVMVADPEPAAAAIGWRATRTFEETIDAMVAADLARLRSGVDEAEAYLGKLPLPERETR; encoded by the coding sequence GTGCGCACTGCCCTCGTCACCGGCGTCGCGGGGCAGGACGGAATCTACCTCGCGCGATCCCTCCTTGCGGACGGTATCCGCGTAGTCGGGACCGTCTCCGGTCCTGTCGACAACCAGCCCCGTCACGTCTATCTCGCCGGCGCCGAGTTGCGTTCGCTCGACCTGCGCGACGGAGTCGGCCTGCGTGCGCTCGTCGCCGAGGTCGAGCCCGACGAGGTCTACAACCTGGCGGCGGTGAGCTCGGTCGGGCGCAGTTGGCACGAGCCCGAGCTGACGAAGGCCGTCAACCAGACTGCGGTGGAGATCCTGGTCGAGGCGCTCCTGGCGCAGCGTGACCGCACCGGCCGACAGGTCCACCTGTTCCAGGCGTCGTCGGCCGAGGTCAGCGGAGACGCAACCGCCAGTCCGTACGCACGTTCCAAGGCTGCGGCCGAGGACGTGGTGCGCGACGCGCGGGACCGCGGGCTGGCTGCATCGATCGGTCGTCTCTACATCCACGAGAGCCCGTTGCGCGCAGTCACGTTCGTGAGCCGCAAGATCACCCAGGGCGCGGCGGAGATCGCGCTGGGCCGACGCGATCGTCTGGTCCTCGGCAACCTCGACGTCGTACGGGACTGGGGCTTTGCGGGCGACTACGTCGAAGCGATCCGGCTGATGGTCGCGGCCGACGTTCCCGTCGACCTGCCCATCGGCACCGGTGATCCGCGCCGGTTGGTGGATCTCGTCGAACGCGCCTTTGTTGCTGCCGGTCTCGATGGTGCCGAGGGGTACGTCGACCAGGACCCCTCGCTCGTGCGGCCGGCCGACACTGCGGTGATGGTCGCGGACCCCGAGCCCGCCGCAGCGGCGATCGGGTGGCGCGCGACGAGGACGTTCGAGGAGACCATCGACGCCATGGTCGCCGCGGACCTGGCTCGGCTGCGCTCAGGTGTCGACGAGGCCGAGGCCTACCTCGGGAAGCTTCCGCTCCCCGAGCGCGAGACGCGTTAG